From one Gossypium hirsutum isolate 1008001.06 chromosome D08, Gossypium_hirsutum_v2.1, whole genome shotgun sequence genomic stretch:
- the LOC107915141 gene encoding magnesium transporter MRS2-2 isoform X2 produces MAREAYLVPVLEAQVATLKKKTAVTTSWISIDAKGKSVILDVDKYAIMRRVQVHARDLRILDPMLSYPSTILGREKVIVLNLEHIKAIITAEEVLLRDPYDDNVIPIVAELKRRLPQDNLTCQDQGEEEEEHPSARNDMDTEEENEFPFEFRALEVALEAICSFLDARTRELEIDAYPALDELTSKISSRNLDRVRKLKSAMTRLTNRVQKVRDELEQLLDDDDDMADLYLSRKLAGACSPVGSFSVPSWYPPSPTIGSKISRTSRASAVTVEEDNDVEELEMLLEAYFMQIDSTLNKLTTLREYIDDTEDYINIQLDNHRNQLIQLELFVSSGTVCLSIYSLVAAIFGMNIPYTWKEGHEYMFKWVVILTGLLCTSTFTSIVSYARHKGLIGS; encoded by the exons ATGGCTCGAGAAGCTTATTTGGTTCCTGTCCTGGAGGCACAAGTAGCCACGCTGAAGAAGAAAACGGCGGTGACAACGAGCTGGATTTCGATAGACGCTAAGGGGAAAAGCGTGATTCTTGACGTCGACAAGTATGCTATAATGCGCCGCGTTCAGGTTCATGCTAGAGACCTTCGTATTCTTGATCCCATGCTATCTTATCCTTCCACCATTTTAGGCAGAGAGAAAGTCATTGTTCTCAATTTAGag CACATTAAAGCTATAATCACAGCAGAAGAG GTGTTGCTTAGAGATCCATACGATGATAACGTAATACCCATTGTCGCTGAACTTAAAAGGCGATTGCCTCAAGATAATCTCACATGTCAAGAtcaaggagaagaagaagaagaacaccCTAGTGCACGCAATGATATGGATACTGAGGAGGAAAATG AATTTCCATTTGAATTCCGGGCATTAGAAGTTGCATTAGAAGCAATTTGTAGCTTTCTTGATGCACGTACTAGGGAACTAGAGATCGATGCTTATCCAGCTTTAGATGAGCTGACCTCCAAG ATAAGCAGCCGTAACTTGGATCGGGTGCGTAAACTGAAAAGTGCTATGACAAGGCTGACAAACCGCGTTCAAAAG GTAAGGGATGAACTCGAACAACTTTTAGATGACGATGATGATATGGCAGACCTTTATTTATCGAGAAAGTTGGCTGGGGCTTGTTCCCCTGTCGGTAGTTTCAGTGTTCCAAGTTGGTATCCACCCTCACCAACTATAGGTTCAAAGATTTCAAGAACCAGTCGGGCAAGCGCAGTAACAGTTGAGGAGGACAATGATGTCGAGGAGCTGGAAATGTTGCTTGAG GCGTACTTTATGCAAATTGATAGTACACTGAACAAACTGACTACG CTGCGTGAATACATTGATGATACAGAGGATTATATCAATATCCAG CTTGACAATCATCGAAATCAGCTAATTCAG TTAGAGCTCTTCGTAAGTTCCGGGACTGTCTGTTTATCTATATATTCCTTGGTTGCTGCAATCTTTGGAATGAATATTCCTTATACGTGGAAAGAAGGCCATGAATACATGTTTAAATGG GTGGTCATCCTCACTGGATTGCTATGTACGTCGACTTTCACATCAATAGTTTCCTATGCGAGGCACAAGGGTCTTATCGGGTCTTGA
- the LOC107915141 gene encoding magnesium transporter MRS2-2 isoform X3, with the protein MAREAYLVPVLEAQVATLKKKTAVTTSWISIDAKGKSVILDVDKYAIMRRVQVHARDLRILDPMLSYPSTILGREKVIVLNLEHIKAIITAEEVLLRDPYDDNVIPIVAELKRRLPQDNLTCQDQGEEEEEHPSARNDMDTEEENEFPFEFRALEVALEAICSFLDARTRELEIDAYPALDELTSKLYLCGQISSRNLDRVRKLKSAMTRLTNRVQKVRDELEQLLDDDDDMADLYLSRKLAGACSPVGSFSVPSWYPPSPTIGSKISRTSRASAVTVEEDNDVEELEMLLEAYFMQIDSTLNKLTTLREYIDDTEDYINIQLDNHRNQLIQVVILTGLLCTSTFTSIVSYARHKGLIGS; encoded by the exons ATGGCTCGAGAAGCTTATTTGGTTCCTGTCCTGGAGGCACAAGTAGCCACGCTGAAGAAGAAAACGGCGGTGACAACGAGCTGGATTTCGATAGACGCTAAGGGGAAAAGCGTGATTCTTGACGTCGACAAGTATGCTATAATGCGCCGCGTTCAGGTTCATGCTAGAGACCTTCGTATTCTTGATCCCATGCTATCTTATCCTTCCACCATTTTAGGCAGAGAGAAAGTCATTGTTCTCAATTTAGag CACATTAAAGCTATAATCACAGCAGAAGAG GTGTTGCTTAGAGATCCATACGATGATAACGTAATACCCATTGTCGCTGAACTTAAAAGGCGATTGCCTCAAGATAATCTCACATGTCAAGAtcaaggagaagaagaagaagaacaccCTAGTGCACGCAATGATATGGATACTGAGGAGGAAAATG AATTTCCATTTGAATTCCGGGCATTAGAAGTTGCATTAGAAGCAATTTGTAGCTTTCTTGATGCACGTACTAGGGAACTAGAGATCGATGCTTATCCAGCTTTAGATGAGCTGACCTCCAAG TTGTATTTATGTGGTCAGATAAGCAGCCGTAACTTGGATCGGGTGCGTAAACTGAAAAGTGCTATGACAAGGCTGACAAACCGCGTTCAAAAG GTAAGGGATGAACTCGAACAACTTTTAGATGACGATGATGATATGGCAGACCTTTATTTATCGAGAAAGTTGGCTGGGGCTTGTTCCCCTGTCGGTAGTTTCAGTGTTCCAAGTTGGTATCCACCCTCACCAACTATAGGTTCAAAGATTTCAAGAACCAGTCGGGCAAGCGCAGTAACAGTTGAGGAGGACAATGATGTCGAGGAGCTGGAAATGTTGCTTGAG GCGTACTTTATGCAAATTGATAGTACACTGAACAAACTGACTACG CTGCGTGAATACATTGATGATACAGAGGATTATATCAATATCCAG CTTGACAATCATCGAAATCAGCTAATTCAG GTGGTCATCCTCACTGGATTGCTATGTACGTCGACTTTCACATCAATAGTTTCCTATGCGAGGCACAAGGGTCTTATCGGGTCTTGA
- the LOC107915130 gene encoding E3 ubiquitin protein ligase DRIP2 isoform X2, translating to MPPPYPNAFTRFYVVCRKCIFDKIEEEDLECCPICNIDLGSVPLEKLRPDHNLQDVRAKIFPLKGRKAESPEVLPPVTMPTRRKERSLSSLVVNAPKVSTQTTMTGRRTKAVARKAGSLRGSSFSVEKPVKRERDSVEDHKESASSPETLNKFTQNKRQCTSSAEPSQQKDKGVENGGESRDGKLDLWKPLDCLAEVANRSKSFKSNSQGCDSKLELEPTHVINPEAQTCRNKHRKDNGKTKVEEEKNNAAPATTSGIVNPKKLRRIRQKSHSGFGDSGISLQAVLDAAGPRHEKRIGPVWFSLVASEDQVGEVPLPQIPANFLRIKDGNIPVSFIKKYLMKKLHLADEDEVEIKFMGQPVVPTLQLYNLVHLWLQKASTSQRVPASVGSSAKDFIMVLAYARKAPQQL from the exons ATGCCACCACCATATCCGAATGCCTTCACACGT TTTTATGTAGTTTGCAGAAAGTGCATATTTGATAAGATAGAAGAGGAAGATTTAGAATGCTGTCCAATATGCAACATTGATTTGGGTTCTGTTCCGCTGGAGAAATTAAG GCCAGACCATAATTTGCAAGATGTGAGGGCCAAAATCTTCCCTCTTAAAGGAAGAAAAGCAGAGTCACCTGAAGTTCTGCCTCCAGTTACAATGCCAACTAGAAGAAAGGAGAGATCACTATCTTCATTGGTGGTTAATGCCCCCAAAGTATCAACACAAACTACCATGACCGGAAGGAGAACAAAAGCTGTTGCCAGAAAGGCTGGTTCTTTACGAGGTTCCAGTTTTTCAGTAGAGAAGCCCGTTAAAAGAGAGAGAGACTCTGTGGAGGATCACAAGGAGAGTGCAAGCTCACCTGAAACGCTAAATAAATTCACTCAGAATAAAAGACAG TGTACTTCTTCTGCTGAACCTAGCCAACAGAAGGATAAAGGAGTAGAGAATGGTGGCGAATCACGGGATGGAAAATTGGATCTCTGGAAACCTTTGGATTGTTTGGCAGAGGTTGCAAATAGGTCCAAGTCCTTCAAGTCTAATTCACAAGGCTGTGATTCTAAGTTAGAACTGGAACCTACCCATGTCATCAACCCTGAAGCTCAAACGTGCAGAAACAAACATAGAAAAGATAACGGCAAAACAAAAGTTGAGGAAGAAAAGAATAATGCTGCTCCTGCGACAACTTCTGGAATTGTGAACCCTAAAAAGTTACGCAGGATCCGTCAAAAAAGTCATTCTGGATTCGGGGATTCTGGCATTTCTCTCCAAGCTGTGCTAGATGCTGCTGGTCCAAGGCATGAAAAAAGAATCGGTCCTGTGTGGTTCTCATTAGTGGCCTCTGAAGACCA GGTAGGAGAGGTACCCCTCCCTCAAATTCCTGCAAATTTCCTAAGGATAAA GGATGGAAACATAcctgtttcttttattaaaaaatacctGATGAAGAAACTGCACCTCGCCGATGAAGATGAG GTTGAGATCAAATTTATGGGACAACCAGTAGTACCCACATTGCAGTTGTACAATTTAGTTCATCTGTGGCTGCAAAAAGCATCAACATCACAGAGAGTTCCAGCATCTGTTGGTTCTTCTGCAAAGGATTTTATCATGGTGTTGGCATATGCTCGAAAAGCCCCACAGCAATTGTAA
- the LOC107915141 gene encoding magnesium transporter MRS2-2 isoform X1 has protein sequence MAREAYLVPVLEAQVATLKKKTAVTTSWISIDAKGKSVILDVDKYAIMRRVQVHARDLRILDPMLSYPSTILGREKVIVLNLEHIKAIITAEEVLLRDPYDDNVIPIVAELKRRLPQDNLTCQDQGEEEEEHPSARNDMDTEEENEFPFEFRALEVALEAICSFLDARTRELEIDAYPALDELTSKLYLCGQISSRNLDRVRKLKSAMTRLTNRVQKVRDELEQLLDDDDDMADLYLSRKLAGACSPVGSFSVPSWYPPSPTIGSKISRTSRASAVTVEEDNDVEELEMLLEAYFMQIDSTLNKLTTLREYIDDTEDYINIQLDNHRNQLIQLELFVSSGTVCLSIYSLVAAIFGMNIPYTWKEGHEYMFKWVVILTGLLCTSTFTSIVSYARHKGLIGS, from the exons ATGGCTCGAGAAGCTTATTTGGTTCCTGTCCTGGAGGCACAAGTAGCCACGCTGAAGAAGAAAACGGCGGTGACAACGAGCTGGATTTCGATAGACGCTAAGGGGAAAAGCGTGATTCTTGACGTCGACAAGTATGCTATAATGCGCCGCGTTCAGGTTCATGCTAGAGACCTTCGTATTCTTGATCCCATGCTATCTTATCCTTCCACCATTTTAGGCAGAGAGAAAGTCATTGTTCTCAATTTAGag CACATTAAAGCTATAATCACAGCAGAAGAG GTGTTGCTTAGAGATCCATACGATGATAACGTAATACCCATTGTCGCTGAACTTAAAAGGCGATTGCCTCAAGATAATCTCACATGTCAAGAtcaaggagaagaagaagaagaacaccCTAGTGCACGCAATGATATGGATACTGAGGAGGAAAATG AATTTCCATTTGAATTCCGGGCATTAGAAGTTGCATTAGAAGCAATTTGTAGCTTTCTTGATGCACGTACTAGGGAACTAGAGATCGATGCTTATCCAGCTTTAGATGAGCTGACCTCCAAG TTGTATTTATGTGGTCAGATAAGCAGCCGTAACTTGGATCGGGTGCGTAAACTGAAAAGTGCTATGACAAGGCTGACAAACCGCGTTCAAAAG GTAAGGGATGAACTCGAACAACTTTTAGATGACGATGATGATATGGCAGACCTTTATTTATCGAGAAAGTTGGCTGGGGCTTGTTCCCCTGTCGGTAGTTTCAGTGTTCCAAGTTGGTATCCACCCTCACCAACTATAGGTTCAAAGATTTCAAGAACCAGTCGGGCAAGCGCAGTAACAGTTGAGGAGGACAATGATGTCGAGGAGCTGGAAATGTTGCTTGAG GCGTACTTTATGCAAATTGATAGTACACTGAACAAACTGACTACG CTGCGTGAATACATTGATGATACAGAGGATTATATCAATATCCAG CTTGACAATCATCGAAATCAGCTAATTCAG TTAGAGCTCTTCGTAAGTTCCGGGACTGTCTGTTTATCTATATATTCCTTGGTTGCTGCAATCTTTGGAATGAATATTCCTTATACGTGGAAAGAAGGCCATGAATACATGTTTAAATGG GTGGTCATCCTCACTGGATTGCTATGTACGTCGACTTTCACATCAATAGTTTCCTATGCGAGGCACAAGGGTCTTATCGGGTCTTGA
- the LOC107915130 gene encoding E3 ubiquitin protein ligase DRIP2 isoform X3 codes for MHDLPSLQYACSRCHHHIRMPSHVPDHNLQDVRAKIFPLKGRKAESPEVLPPVTMPTRRKERSLSSLVVNAPKVSTQTTMTGRRTKAVARKAGSLRGSSFSVEKPVKRERDSVEDHKESASSPETLNKFTQNKRQCTSSAEPSQQKDKGVENGGESRDGKLDLWKPLDCLAEVANRSKSFKSNSQGCDSKLELEPTHVINPEAQTCRNKHRKDNGKTKVEEEKNNAAPATTSGIVNPKKLRRIRQKSHSGFGDSGISLQAVLDAAGPRHEKRIGPVWFSLVASEDQVGEVPLPQIPANFLRIKDGNIPVSFIKKYLMKKLHLADEDEVEIKFMGQPVVPTLQLYNLVHLWLQKASTSQRVPASVGSSAKDFIMVLAYARKAPQQL; via the exons ATGCATGACTTGCCCTCTTTGCAATACGCTTGTTCAAGATGCCACCACCATATCCGAATGCCTTCACACGT GCCAGACCATAATTTGCAAGATGTGAGGGCCAAAATCTTCCCTCTTAAAGGAAGAAAAGCAGAGTCACCTGAAGTTCTGCCTCCAGTTACAATGCCAACTAGAAGAAAGGAGAGATCACTATCTTCATTGGTGGTTAATGCCCCCAAAGTATCAACACAAACTACCATGACCGGAAGGAGAACAAAAGCTGTTGCCAGAAAGGCTGGTTCTTTACGAGGTTCCAGTTTTTCAGTAGAGAAGCCCGTTAAAAGAGAGAGAGACTCTGTGGAGGATCACAAGGAGAGTGCAAGCTCACCTGAAACGCTAAATAAATTCACTCAGAATAAAAGACAG TGTACTTCTTCTGCTGAACCTAGCCAACAGAAGGATAAAGGAGTAGAGAATGGTGGCGAATCACGGGATGGAAAATTGGATCTCTGGAAACCTTTGGATTGTTTGGCAGAGGTTGCAAATAGGTCCAAGTCCTTCAAGTCTAATTCACAAGGCTGTGATTCTAAGTTAGAACTGGAACCTACCCATGTCATCAACCCTGAAGCTCAAACGTGCAGAAACAAACATAGAAAAGATAACGGCAAAACAAAAGTTGAGGAAGAAAAGAATAATGCTGCTCCTGCGACAACTTCTGGAATTGTGAACCCTAAAAAGTTACGCAGGATCCGTCAAAAAAGTCATTCTGGATTCGGGGATTCTGGCATTTCTCTCCAAGCTGTGCTAGATGCTGCTGGTCCAAGGCATGAAAAAAGAATCGGTCCTGTGTGGTTCTCATTAGTGGCCTCTGAAGACCA GGTAGGAGAGGTACCCCTCCCTCAAATTCCTGCAAATTTCCTAAGGATAAA GGATGGAAACATAcctgtttcttttattaaaaaatacctGATGAAGAAACTGCACCTCGCCGATGAAGATGAG GTTGAGATCAAATTTATGGGACAACCAGTAGTACCCACATTGCAGTTGTACAATTTAGTTCATCTGTGGCTGCAAAAAGCATCAACATCACAGAGAGTTCCAGCATCTGTTGGTTCTTCTGCAAAGGATTTTATCATGGTGTTGGCATATGCTCGAAAAGCCCCACAGCAATTGTAA
- the LOC107915130 gene encoding E3 ubiquitin protein ligase DRIP2 isoform X1 yields MANQVVKVRREAVAACMTCPLCNTLVQDATTISECLHTFCRKCIFDKIEEEDLECCPICNIDLGSVPLEKLRPDHNLQDVRAKIFPLKGRKAESPEVLPPVTMPTRRKERSLSSLVVNAPKVSTQTTMTGRRTKAVARKAGSLRGSSFSVEKPVKRERDSVEDHKESASSPETLNKFTQNKRQCTSSAEPSQQKDKGVENGGESRDGKLDLWKPLDCLAEVANRSKSFKSNSQGCDSKLELEPTHVINPEAQTCRNKHRKDNGKTKVEEEKNNAAPATTSGIVNPKKLRRIRQKSHSGFGDSGISLQAVLDAAGPRHEKRIGPVWFSLVASEDQVGEVPLPQIPANFLRIKDGNIPVSFIKKYLMKKLHLADEDEVEIKFMGQPVVPTLQLYNLVHLWLQKASTSQRVPASVGSSAKDFIMVLAYARKAPQQL; encoded by the exons atggcgAATCAAGTAGTCAAAGTGAGGAGAGAAGCGGTTGCGGCATGCATGACTTGCCCTCTTTGCAATACGCTTGTTCAAGATGCCACCACCATATCCGAATGCCTTCACACGT TTTGCAGAAAGTGCATATTTGATAAGATAGAAGAGGAAGATTTAGAATGCTGTCCAATATGCAACATTGATTTGGGTTCTGTTCCGCTGGAGAAATTAAG GCCAGACCATAATTTGCAAGATGTGAGGGCCAAAATCTTCCCTCTTAAAGGAAGAAAAGCAGAGTCACCTGAAGTTCTGCCTCCAGTTACAATGCCAACTAGAAGAAAGGAGAGATCACTATCTTCATTGGTGGTTAATGCCCCCAAAGTATCAACACAAACTACCATGACCGGAAGGAGAACAAAAGCTGTTGCCAGAAAGGCTGGTTCTTTACGAGGTTCCAGTTTTTCAGTAGAGAAGCCCGTTAAAAGAGAGAGAGACTCTGTGGAGGATCACAAGGAGAGTGCAAGCTCACCTGAAACGCTAAATAAATTCACTCAGAATAAAAGACAG TGTACTTCTTCTGCTGAACCTAGCCAACAGAAGGATAAAGGAGTAGAGAATGGTGGCGAATCACGGGATGGAAAATTGGATCTCTGGAAACCTTTGGATTGTTTGGCAGAGGTTGCAAATAGGTCCAAGTCCTTCAAGTCTAATTCACAAGGCTGTGATTCTAAGTTAGAACTGGAACCTACCCATGTCATCAACCCTGAAGCTCAAACGTGCAGAAACAAACATAGAAAAGATAACGGCAAAACAAAAGTTGAGGAAGAAAAGAATAATGCTGCTCCTGCGACAACTTCTGGAATTGTGAACCCTAAAAAGTTACGCAGGATCCGTCAAAAAAGTCATTCTGGATTCGGGGATTCTGGCATTTCTCTCCAAGCTGTGCTAGATGCTGCTGGTCCAAGGCATGAAAAAAGAATCGGTCCTGTGTGGTTCTCATTAGTGGCCTCTGAAGACCA GGTAGGAGAGGTACCCCTCCCTCAAATTCCTGCAAATTTCCTAAGGATAAA GGATGGAAACATAcctgtttcttttattaaaaaatacctGATGAAGAAACTGCACCTCGCCGATGAAGATGAG GTTGAGATCAAATTTATGGGACAACCAGTAGTACCCACATTGCAGTTGTACAATTTAGTTCATCTGTGGCTGCAAAAAGCATCAACATCACAGAGAGTTCCAGCATCTGTTGGTTCTTCTGCAAAGGATTTTATCATGGTGTTGGCATATGCTCGAAAAGCCCCACAGCAATTGTAA